One region of Thiorhodovibrio frisius genomic DNA includes:
- a CDS encoding BPSS1780 family membrane protein: MSKLCTVVFTGQLQPGSDPEQAAKKFASVFKVPEDKARRLIRDGQEKALKKDVDPAAAAHYREILDEIGLITRIDTGAGSGTPSLGKGCPKCGSSRVENGVCKSCGVLVDAYLANQTAERKAQSAPLGSPSTGPSAPPPHPGSSPGTAPPLPGYRAGMTSGQPPEPESVPMGHGLGWIGAGWALFKQAPLAWIGALVLLLLINLALAFVPLIGSIASVLIGPVLIGGLMAGAHEQASGGQFRVNHLFEGFSKNTASLIGVGGLYMLGSIILTILTILMVVILVNSAMPGGMGVQALDANPELLLQALDANLVLLFLLIMALLVPLMMAYWFAPALVMLKGLGAVAAMKLSFLGCLKNVLPFLIYGLVSAVLMVLALIPFGLGLLILSPILIASMYAAYRDIFQTTR, from the coding sequence ATGAGCAAACTCTGTACCGTTGTTTTCACCGGCCAATTACAGCCTGGCAGCGACCCGGAACAGGCAGCCAAAAAATTCGCGTCCGTCTTCAAGGTACCAGAGGACAAGGCTCGCAGACTCATCCGTGACGGCCAGGAGAAAGCGCTCAAGAAAGACGTCGACCCGGCAGCGGCTGCTCACTACCGCGAGATTCTAGACGAGATCGGCCTAATCACCCGGATCGACACCGGCGCGGGTAGCGGTACCCCATCGCTGGGAAAAGGCTGCCCCAAATGCGGCTCTAGCCGCGTCGAAAATGGCGTATGCAAAAGTTGCGGCGTCTTGGTCGACGCCTACCTGGCCAATCAGACCGCCGAGCGCAAGGCGCAGAGCGCGCCTCTGGGCTCCCCGAGCACCGGTCCGTCCGCACCACCACCGCATCCGGGCAGCAGCCCGGGCACAGCCCCGCCACTGCCGGGTTACCGGGCCGGAATGACTTCGGGTCAGCCACCCGAGCCCGAGTCTGTGCCAATGGGCCATGGTCTGGGCTGGATCGGCGCCGGGTGGGCTTTGTTCAAACAAGCCCCCCTCGCCTGGATTGGCGCCCTAGTCCTGCTCCTGCTGATTAACCTCGCGCTTGCCTTTGTGCCGCTCATCGGCAGCATCGCATCGGTGCTCATTGGCCCCGTCCTCATTGGCGGACTGATGGCGGGCGCCCATGAACAGGCCAGCGGCGGCCAGTTTCGCGTCAATCATCTGTTCGAGGGCTTCAGCAAAAATACCGCCTCCCTGATCGGGGTAGGCGGACTCTACATGCTCGGCTCCATCATCCTGACCATTCTGACCATTCTGATGGTAGTCATCCTGGTCAATTCCGCCATGCCCGGCGGGATGGGTGTCCAGGCGCTCGACGCCAATCCCGAACTGCTGCTGCAAGCCCTGGACGCGAACCTCGTGCTGCTGTTTTTGCTCATCATGGCCCTGTTGGTCCCGCTAATGATGGCTTACTGGTTTGCCCCCGCACTTGTCATGCTAAAGGGCCTGGGCGCTGTTGCCGCGATGAAATTGAGCTTCCTCGGTTGCCTGAAAAACGTCCTGCCCTTTCTAATCTACGGCCTTGTCAGCGCCGTGCTAATGGTCCTTGCCCTCATCCCCTTCGGACTTGGCCTGCTGATCTTATCCCCCATCCTGATCGCGTCCATGTACGCCGCCTACCGCGATATCTTCCAGACCACTCGCTGA
- a CDS encoding ParA family protein — MEIWTIANLKGGVGKTTTTVALGGLLAAWGFRTLLIDVDAHASLSAYFGYDPDELEFSSYDLFLATAERRNIDIRQLIFSTDNPRLDLIPATTALAGLDRQSGRLDGLGLVLKRALPPLAAKYDHILIDCPPVLGILLINALAVCDKLIIPVQTEFLAMKGLERMLRTMNMVLRVRQKPLSYTIVPTYFDPRTRASIESLAQLRRDHPDHLWHGYVPVDTRLRDASRAGVPPSFYDPRSRAVAAYTDLLETLRRDSPIAPPVPAPPPRVQPAVSMAAT, encoded by the coding sequence ATGGAGATCTGGACTATTGCCAACCTCAAAGGGGGCGTTGGCAAGACGACAACAACGGTAGCCCTCGGCGGGCTACTAGCGGCATGGGGGTTTCGCACCCTGCTAATTGATGTCGACGCGCATGCCTCGCTGTCGGCCTACTTTGGCTATGATCCCGATGAGCTCGAGTTCAGCAGCTACGATTTATTCCTGGCGACAGCCGAACGTCGAAACATTGACATCCGCCAACTGATCTTCTCAACCGATAACCCGCGTCTGGACCTCATTCCGGCCACCACGGCACTGGCCGGGCTGGACCGGCAATCCGGACGGCTCGACGGGCTTGGCCTGGTGCTCAAGCGGGCGCTGCCGCCGCTGGCAGCCAAATATGACCACATTCTGATCGACTGCCCGCCAGTCCTGGGTATCCTGCTGATCAACGCACTTGCGGTGTGCGACAAGCTGATCATTCCGGTGCAAACAGAGTTCCTGGCGATGAAGGGACTTGAACGCATGCTGCGCACCATGAACATGGTCCTGCGGGTGCGCCAGAAACCGCTGAGTTACACCATCGTGCCGACCTACTTCGACCCACGCACCCGGGCGTCGATCGAGAGCCTGGCGCAACTGCGACGGGATCACCCCGACCACCTGTGGCACGGCTATGTGCCAGTCGATACCCGTTTGCGCGACGCGAGCCGCGCGGGAGTGCCGCCATCCTTTTATGATCCGCGCTCACGCGCAGTCGCGGCCTATACGGATCTGCTCGAAACTCTGCGCCGCGACTCACCCATTGCGCCCCCTGTGCCGGCCCCACCGCCCAGAGTGCAGCCGGCTGTCTCAATGGCCGCGACCTGA
- a CDS encoding chemotaxis protein, with the protein MTQTDYGSTVEINRAAGTRLELLLFRLDHTQLYGINVFKVQEVVPWQPLTKMAGSHPLVLGVATLRGRTMPVLDLSLAMQLPPLQEPQKGHIIITEYNRSVHGFLIRRVERIIHTKWDQVQQMPRRLGRDTYATAVTLVEKELIQILDVEKVLDQVVHASTHVSAGLTEGKVAQGRRVLVIDDSSVARHQIQRALEQLGIECTLMNDGRQALELIEQMVADGIDIASHFLMVISDIEMPEMDGYELTTQIRANPGTNNIYILLHSSISGVFNIDMVERTGANKFIQKYHPDDLARVVLDHLEAKEEGH; encoded by the coding sequence ATGACTCAGACTGATTACGGCTCGACCGTTGAAATCAACCGCGCGGCTGGCACCCGCCTGGAGCTGTTGCTATTCCGGCTCGACCATACGCAGCTTTACGGCATTAATGTGTTTAAGGTGCAGGAGGTGGTGCCCTGGCAGCCGCTGACCAAAATGGCGGGCTCGCATCCGTTGGTGCTGGGTGTGGCAACCCTGCGCGGGCGCACCATGCCGGTGCTGGACTTGTCGCTGGCGATGCAACTCCCGCCGCTGCAAGAGCCGCAAAAAGGCCACATCATCATTACGGAGTACAACCGCTCGGTGCATGGTTTTCTGATCCGCCGGGTGGAGCGCATCATTCACACCAAGTGGGATCAGGTTCAGCAGATGCCGCGCAGGCTCGGCCGTGATACCTATGCCACGGCCGTCACTCTGGTCGAGAAGGAGCTGATTCAGATTCTCGACGTCGAGAAGGTTCTGGATCAGGTGGTGCATGCAAGCACCCATGTCTCCGCAGGCTTGACCGAAGGGAAAGTCGCCCAGGGCCGGCGGGTGCTGGTGATCGACGACTCATCTGTGGCGCGCCATCAGATTCAGCGCGCGCTCGAGCAGCTTGGCATCGAGTGCACCCTGATGAACGATGGTCGTCAGGCGTTGGAGTTGATCGAGCAGATGGTGGCGGACGGCATTGATATCGCAAGCCATTTTCTCATGGTGATTTCCGATATTGAAATGCCGGAGATGGACGGCTACGAACTCACCACTCAAATTCGCGCCAATCCGGGTACTAACAATATTTATATTCTGTTGCACTCATCCATTAGCGGCGTGTTCAACATCGATATGGTCGAGCGCACCGGGGCGAACAAGTTCATCCAGAAATACCATCCCGACGATCTCGCCCGCGTGGTGCTCGATCATCTGGAGGCAAAGGAAGAAGGCCACTAG
- a CDS encoding M48 family metallopeptidase, translating into MNQSTFNQARHQCVHASRRRSALVTASLLTLLLGACATPVHLSQPVSEAAVAQADQEIRGTPPPHERRLNDRAAEAKVRAIFNRLEPGARDLCYQMGEDNCQWDLRYSNDPALNAFAAGADTIVIQKGVLSYADSEEEIAMVIAHEMAHHAANHISETKMNAMSGALVGGLLMGALGAAATSGGGYDSGQRSARITDSALLGAGVGAVIGQLRYSKDQENEADYLAAYILERGGYDPRKARTMWAKLARAGRTEHGERHSFDTHPDPAERLARWDETVREMQAYGGRFR; encoded by the coding sequence ATGAATCAATCTACCTTTAATCAAGCTCGGCACCAATGCGTTCATGCCAGCCGGCGTCGCTCGGCCCTGGTGACGGCGTCCTTGCTCACGCTCCTACTCGGCGCCTGCGCCACGCCGGTGCATCTGTCGCAGCCGGTCAGCGAGGCTGCTGTGGCGCAGGCGGATCAGGAAATTCGCGGCACGCCGCCGCCTCACGAGCGGCGCTTGAATGATCGGGCGGCCGAGGCGAAAGTGCGCGCCATTTTCAATCGGCTCGAGCCCGGTGCACGCGATCTCTGCTATCAGATGGGCGAGGACAATTGCCAGTGGGATCTGCGCTACTCCAACGACCCGGCGCTGAATGCCTTTGCCGCCGGTGCCGACACCATCGTGATCCAGAAAGGCGTGCTGAGCTATGCCGACAGCGAGGAGGAAATCGCCATGGTGATTGCCCATGAAATGGCCCACCATGCCGCCAACCATATCTCCGAGACCAAAATGAACGCCATGAGCGGCGCCCTAGTTGGTGGTTTGTTGATGGGTGCTCTGGGTGCAGCAGCCACCTCCGGCGGCGGCTATGACAGCGGTCAGCGCTCAGCGCGCATCACCGATTCTGCCCTGCTTGGCGCCGGTGTGGGCGCAGTGATCGGGCAACTCAGATACTCTAAGGATCAGGAGAATGAAGCGGACTATCTCGCTGCCTATATCCTCGAGCGCGGCGGCTATGATCCACGCAAGGCGCGCACCATGTGGGCCAAGCTCGCCCGCGCCGGGCGCACCGAGCATGGCGAGCGCCATTCCTTCGATACCCACCCCGACCCGGCTGAGCGCCTGGCGCGCTGGGATGAGACAGTGCGCGAAATGCAAGCCTATGGGGGACGCTTCCGCTGA
- a CDS encoding CopG family ribbon-helix-helix protein codes for MKEAVSLRLESETLNRLNLLAQATGCQPGSLMVDAIERYVAHGDWQVAAIQDAVSELESGHARIVEHEEVERWLRSWGASVELEPPSCG; via the coding sequence ATGAAAGAAGCCGTGTCGCTCCGGTTGGAGTCAGAGACCCTGAATCGTCTGAACCTGCTGGCTCAGGCGACTGGGTGCCAGCCTGGGTCGCTGATGGTCGACGCCATTGAGCGCTATGTCGCGCATGGGGACTGGCAGGTGGCGGCCATTCAGGATGCCGTAAGTGAACTCGAGAGTGGCCATGCGCGCATCGTGGAACATGAGGAGGTCGAACGCTGGCTTCGCAGTTGGGGGGCGAGCGTTGAACTGGAGCCGCCAAGTTGCGGCTAA